One window of the Pyrinomonadaceae bacterium genome contains the following:
- a CDS encoding Trm112 family protein: MAISEQLLEILVCPACHAKVELRPDGTGLKCVSCRRVYPIRDDIPVMLIDEATIEDE; this comes from the coding sequence ATGGCAATCAGCGAACAGTTGCTCGAAATTCTGGTTTGTCCGGCGTGTCATGCAAAGGTCGAGTTGAGGCCCGACGGCACCGGATTGAAGTGTGTCTCGTGCCGGCGCGTCTATCCGATTCGCGACGACATTCCGGTGATGCTGATCGACGAAGCGACCATCGAGGATGAATGA
- the dacB gene encoding D-alanyl-D-alanine carboxypeptidase/D-alanyl-D-alanine-endopeptidase, translating into MIFRRTAFLLIALLLVAPSSRLTIAQESQRPRTTSTVTASGVPVEISSAQTLTELRTRIEQIVRQPALEAGFFAVKIVSLDTGAVIFEQDSRKLVRPASNMKIYTVATAFDRLTPEYRFITSVYAKEKLDDEGKVKGDLIIYGRGDPSIAARFNDGDYFKGINVLADRIVAAGVKRIKGDLVGDESHFDGDSFGSGWTWQDLQWSYGAPVSALTVNDNAIDLTVRPGSKAGAPVSITSGPPATSFMTIVNRATTSAKGTRSDLRIHRGVGANVLEISGTLPVGDDGYTGGVAIPDPALAFVAMLRDALIKRGVKIDGRLRTVNARSGGSMVPQTTSATTPALPAPVEIASLPSAPFNDIAAHTLKPSQNLYTELILRTLGKMRKSAPPADETRRAGQTDEDAGLAAVRDFLKQAGVNESQLNLDDGSGLSRSDLIMADATVQLLTFMTKHRYFAQFRDALPIAGVDGTLRNRMKGTPAEKNVRAKTGTLSSVASLGGYVTTAAGERLVFSMMLNNYADASALRRDSIDAIAVLLASFDGKTQ; encoded by the coding sequence ATGATATTCCGACGTACAGCATTCCTTCTTATCGCGCTTCTGCTGGTCGCACCGTCGTCGCGCCTGACAATTGCTCAGGAGTCGCAGCGTCCGCGCACCACAAGCACCGTTACGGCAAGCGGAGTTCCGGTCGAGATTAGCTCGGCGCAAACGCTCACTGAATTACGAACGCGAATTGAGCAGATTGTGCGACAGCCGGCGCTTGAGGCAGGCTTTTTCGCCGTGAAGATTGTTTCGCTCGACACGGGCGCGGTGATTTTTGAGCAGGATTCCAGAAAGCTCGTGCGGCCGGCGTCGAACATGAAGATTTACACGGTCGCCACCGCCTTCGATAGGTTGACGCCGGAATATCGCTTCATCACGTCGGTGTACGCGAAGGAGAAACTGGACGACGAAGGAAAGGTCAAAGGGGATTTAATCATCTACGGCCGTGGGGATCCTTCCATCGCCGCCCGATTCAATGATGGAGATTACTTCAAAGGTATCAACGTCCTGGCCGATCGAATCGTCGCGGCGGGCGTGAAGCGAATTAAAGGCGACCTGGTTGGCGACGAAAGTCACTTCGACGGTGACAGCTTCGGCAGCGGCTGGACCTGGCAGGATTTGCAATGGTCGTATGGCGCGCCAGTCAGCGCCCTCACTGTGAACGACAACGCAATCGACTTGACCGTGCGGCCGGGTAGTAAAGCCGGCGCGCCGGTGTCGATCACCAGTGGCCCGCCGGCTACATCATTCATGACGATCGTTAATCGTGCGACGACCTCTGCGAAAGGAACGCGCAGCGATTTACGGATTCATCGCGGGGTGGGCGCGAATGTGCTTGAGATTTCCGGCACGCTGCCGGTTGGTGATGATGGATACACCGGGGGTGTAGCGATACCTGATCCGGCGCTCGCATTCGTCGCGATGCTGCGCGATGCGCTAATCAAGCGGGGCGTGAAGATCGATGGGCGTCTGCGAACCGTGAATGCGCGGTCGGGTGGCAGTATGGTTCCGCAGACAACCAGTGCGACGACGCCCGCGCTACCGGCCCCTGTCGAAATCGCCAGCTTGCCCTCGGCGCCTTTCAACGACATTGCCGCGCACACCTTGAAGCCAAGCCAGAATCTCTACACTGAATTGATTCTGCGCACCCTCGGGAAGATGCGAAAGAGTGCGCCGCCGGCGGACGAGACTCGTCGTGCCGGTCAAACTGATGAGGATGCGGGACTGGCGGCGGTGCGTGATTTTCTAAAGCAAGCCGGCGTCAACGAGAGCCAGTTGAATCTCGACGATGGTTCGGGCCTGTCGCGCAGCGACTTGATCATGGCGGATGCGACGGTCCAGTTGCTGACATTCATGACGAAGCACCGGTACTTTGCGCAGTTTCGCGATGCGCTGCCGATCGCCGGCGTGGATGGCACGCTGCGCAATCGCATGAAGGGAACACCCGCCGAGAAAAACGTGCGCGCTAAGACCGGCACTCTCAGTTCAGTCGCGTCGTTGGGAGGCTATGTCACGACGGCCGCCGGCGAGCGCCTCGTGTTCTCGATGATGCTGAACAACTACGCGGATGCATCGGCATTGCGACGCGATTCAATCGACGCGATCGCGGTGCTGCTGGCGTCGTTTGACGGCAAAACACAGTAG
- a CDS encoding glycosyltransferase family 9 protein — protein MRTRHTMNSLREIIEASPSVRHLAFADQETSEPQPLAAARWDWSEVKRVLVIRLRSIGDSVLTTPALFALRRFVPHVQIDVLLEDWVAPVFDGLDVIDRVITIPKESTSARARIARELRAAHYDVVYNLHGGTTATFLTRATGAKHRVGFENYQYARLHNHVAPSPLQIWQRPTLHSVEQQLALIGWTGVPVTDRPPTRLGVTESATRSAAEKLRSAGFDGFDRGEPFALIHPTAAFATKQWATENFARVAEDLNKRNLRPIVVVAPHEKGVADALQSQTSSPISLHDLSLPEVTALASRAQLFIGNDSGIAHIAAAAGAPCVVIFGSSNRNHWRPWTTKPNEIVFEELPCQPCPGYFCGEFEKPECILRVPVDRVISAIDRVIRQV, from the coding sequence GTGCGTACCCGTCACACGATGAACAGCCTGCGGGAAATAATTGAAGCTTCACCGAGCGTTCGTCACCTGGCTTTCGCCGATCAGGAGACCTCGGAACCTCAGCCGCTCGCGGCCGCTCGCTGGGACTGGTCGGAAGTAAAACGCGTCCTGGTGATTCGCCTCAGATCCATCGGCGACTCAGTGCTCACCACCCCTGCATTGTTCGCCCTGCGACGATTCGTACCGCATGTGCAAATCGACGTGTTGCTGGAAGATTGGGTGGCGCCGGTCTTTGACGGTCTGGACGTGATCGATCGGGTGATCACGATTCCGAAAGAGAGCACATCGGCCCGCGCACGAATCGCCCGCGAGTTGCGCGCCGCGCACTACGATGTCGTTTACAACCTGCACGGTGGCACGACCGCAACTTTTCTGACGCGCGCCACCGGCGCAAAGCATCGCGTCGGTTTCGAAAACTATCAATACGCACGTTTGCACAATCACGTCGCGCCCTCGCCTCTGCAAATCTGGCAAAGGCCCACGCTGCATTCGGTTGAGCAACAATTGGCGTTGATTGGTTGGACCGGCGTGCCGGTGACGGATCGGCCGCCGACACGTTTGGGTGTGACCGAGTCCGCCACAAGATCCGCGGCAGAGAAACTTCGCTCCGCGGGCTTCGATGGATTTGATCGGGGAGAGCCCTTCGCCTTGATTCATCCGACCGCCGCGTTTGCTACCAAGCAGTGGGCAACGGAAAACTTTGCGCGCGTCGCGGAAGACCTGAACAAACGTAATCTGCGTCCGATTGTCGTCGTGGCGCCGCATGAAAAAGGCGTGGCGGATGCGCTTCAGTCGCAAACCTCGTCGCCCATCTCGCTGCACGATCTTTCGTTACCGGAGGTCACCGCGCTCGCGTCGCGGGCGCAACTCTTCATCGGCAACGACAGCGGGATCGCGCACATCGCGGCAGCGGCGGGCGCGCCCTGTGTCGTTATTTTCGGCTCTTCAAACCGAAATCATTGGCGGCCCTGGACGACGAAGCCGAACGAAATTGTCTTTGAAGAGCTTCCCTGTCAACCGTGTCCCGGCTATTTCTGCGGCGAATTTGAAAAGCCCGAATGCATTCTCCGCGTGCCGGTGGATCGGGTCATCTCGGCGATCGATCGGGTCATCAGGCAGGTTTAG
- the rfaE1 gene encoding D-glycero-beta-D-manno-heptose-7-phosphate kinase yields MSSLPKQRAQEIAQQMRGRNVVVIGDVMLDEFVWGDVSRISPEAPVPVVDVKRESTHLGGAANVLANLLALGAGACVIGVIGRDYAGDRIRLSVKEKSNLHRDEFLVSADGRPTTIKTRIIAHHQMVVRADRENRTPVDPDTETRIISAAHAALANAHALVVSDYDKGVLTPRVLREVLPAAYEKMPVLVDPKIRNFDFYRPATLVTPNHHEALRLTNTEEDSDGALQTAAHKIRERLACDAVLITRGDRGMVLFEKDNEPVNVETTAREVYDVTGAGDTVIATLAAALAGGASLIEAALLANYAAGIVVGKLGTATATMDEVLDSIGS; encoded by the coding sequence GTGAGTTCATTACCTAAACAACGCGCGCAGGAAATCGCGCAGCAGATGCGCGGGCGAAACGTGGTCGTGATCGGCGACGTCATGCTCGACGAGTTCGTCTGGGGCGACGTTTCGCGCATTTCTCCCGAGGCGCCGGTGCCGGTGGTGGACGTCAAGCGCGAGTCAACGCATCTCGGTGGCGCGGCAAATGTGCTGGCAAACCTGCTGGCGCTCGGCGCCGGCGCGTGTGTGATTGGCGTCATCGGCAGAGACTACGCCGGCGATCGCATTCGACTGTCAGTAAAAGAGAAGAGCAATCTGCACCGCGATGAGTTTCTGGTTTCTGCCGATGGGCGTCCGACGACGATCAAGACGCGCATCATCGCGCATCATCAGATGGTGGTGCGTGCGGACCGCGAGAACCGAACGCCAGTAGATCCGGATACTGAAACGCGAATTATCAGCGCGGCGCACGCGGCCTTGGCGAACGCCCACGCGCTGGTTGTGTCTGATTACGATAAAGGGGTGCTGACGCCGCGCGTTCTGCGTGAGGTGTTGCCCGCGGCTTACGAAAAAATGCCGGTGCTGGTCGATCCAAAGATTCGCAATTTTGATTTTTACCGCCCGGCGACGCTGGTCACGCCAAATCATCACGAGGCGTTGCGACTCACGAATACTGAAGAAGATTCTGATGGGGCGCTGCAAACTGCCGCGCACAAAATTCGCGAACGTCTGGCTTGTGACGCCGTGCTGATTACGCGTGGTGACCGAGGCATGGTTCTTTTTGAGAAAGATAATGAACCCGTTAATGTCGAAACGACGGCGCGCGAAGTCTACGACGTCACCGGCGCAGGCGATACGGTCATCGCGACTCTGGCGGCGGCGCTGGCGGGCGGCGCTTCGTTAATTGAAGCGGCGCTGCTCGCAAACTACGCTGCCGGAATCGTCGTGGGGAAACTTGGCACCGCGACGGCAACCATGGACGAAGTTTTGGACTCAATTGGATCATGA